In a single window of the Coffea eugenioides isolate CCC68of chromosome 3, Ceug_1.0, whole genome shotgun sequence genome:
- the LOC113766155 gene encoding probably inactive leucine-rich repeat receptor-like protein kinase At5g48380 yields the protein MALEKHVTRMSFEELGKATDDFHCMNIIGTGKLGTMYKAILQNGWFLAVKKLHNSYDFDQEFMSELMTVGRMRHCNFVPLIDFCYEINSRLLVYKYMSNGNLHDLLFSAQNGKVKCIEWPVRVKIAVGIARGLAWLHQVGVVHSSICSRCILLDHGCEPKISNFGSAKLLKSNFTSSSWRTVVDNEVWESGSFKKDVYEFGVVLLELIAEKEFSQMNGYLKSFEGLDMVEWTFQNSKPCDSDEIRQVSENEILEFVRVAVDCIQSNPARRPSMLEVYKTLSKITGRSELGND from the coding sequence ATGGCACTGGAAAAACATGTAACAAGAATGAGTTTCGAAGAACTCGGCAAGGCAACCGATGATTTCCACTGTATGAATATAATTGGAACGGGGAAACTGGGGACAATGTACAAGGCAATACTCCAAAATGGTTGGTTTCTTGCCGTCAAGAAACTCCATAACTCATATGATTTCGATCAAGAATTTATGTCTGAGCTCATGACTGTTGGAAGGATGAGACATTGCAATTTCGTACCACTCATAGACTTCTGCTATGAAATTAACAGCAGACTTTTAGTCTATAAATACATGTCGAACGGAAACCTCCATGATCTCCTCTTTTCTGCTCAAAACGGCAAGGTCAAGTGCATAGAATGGCCTGTGAGGGTGAAAATAGCAGTTGGGATTGCGAGAGGACTTGCATGGCTTCATCAGGTTGGAGTAGTCCATAGCAGCATTTGTTCAAGATGCATATTGCTTGATCATGGTTGTGAACCCAAGATATCCAACTTTGGAAGtgcaaaacttttgaaatcgaaCTTTACTTCTTCGAGTTGGAGAACTGTGGTAGACAATGAAGTATGGGAGTCGGGTTCGTTTAAGAAGGATGTCTATGAGTTTGGAGTTGTGCTTCTTGAGTTAATTGCTGAAAAGGAATTTAGCCAAATGAATGGTTATCTGAAGAGTTTTGAAGGTCTTGATATGGTCGAATGGACATTTCAGAACTCCAAACCATGCGATTCGGATGAGATTAGGCAAGTATCTGAAAATGAGATCCTTGAGTTTGTTAGAGTTGCAGTTGACTGCATTCAATCTAATCCGGCAAGAAGGCCATCCATGCTAGAAGTGTACAAAACATTGAGCAAAATCACTGGGAGATCTGAACTTGGAAATGATTAA
- the LOC113765789 gene encoding isoflavone reductase homolog PCBER-like — translation MDVNSKILIIGGTGNIGKYVVEASAKAGHPTFALVRESTISDPKKAAIIESFKSLGVIFLHGDLHNHQQLVNAIKQVDIVISAVGGDLVAHQVKIIEAIKEAGNIKRFLPSEFGGDVDRVHAVEPAASLCRTKVEIRRAIEAEGIPYTYLVSNGFAGYLNYILNNFGDSGSASPPRDKIVILGDGNPKGIRKKLEEDIAAYTIKAADDLRTLNKSLYISPPANTLSYNEIVSLWEKKIGKTLEKTYVPGDEVLKKIQEASMPLKLLLSLAYTVFVKGELAKFEIKASFGMEATELYPDVKYTTLDEYLSQFASN, via the exons ATGGATGTGAATAGCAAGATTTTGATCATTGGGGGCACTGGAAACATCGGGAAATATGTAGTGGAAGCAAGCGCAAAAGCTGGGCACCCAACGTTTGCACTGGTCCGAGAAAGCACAATTTCAGATCCTAAGAAGGCAGCCATCATCGAGAGTTTCAAGAGTTTGGGAGTCATATTTCTTCAT GGAGACCTACACAATCATCAGCAGTTGGTAAATGCAATCAAACAAGTTGACATAGTGATCTCTGCAGTCGGGGGAGATTTGGTAGCTCATCAAGTTAAGATTATTGAAGCAATTAAAGAAGCTGGAAACATCAAA AGATTTTTACCTTCTGAATTTGGGGGTGATGTGGATCGTGTGCATGCCGTTGAGCCTGCTGCTAGCTTATGCAGGACCAAGGTTGAGATCCGCAGAGCTATTGAGGCAGAAGGGATACCTTACACTTATTTAGTATCTAATGGATTTGCTGGTTACTTGAATTATATCCTCAACAACTTTGGAGACTCTGGTTCTGCAAGTCCTCCCAGAGACAAAATTGTCATTCTTGGTGACGGAAATCCAAAAGGGATCCGAAAGAAGCTT GAAGAAGACATTGCTGCATACACCATCAAAGCAGCAGATGACCTAAGGACTCTGAACAAGAGTCTGTACATTTCACCACCTGCCAACACTTTGTCCTACAACGAAATAGTATCATTGTGGGAAAAGAAAATTGGCAAGACCCTCGAAAAGACCTACGTTCCAGGGGACGAAGTTCTTAAGAAAATTCAAG AGGCTTCAATGCCATTAAAATTGCTCCTGTCTTTGGCATACACAGTTTTCGTGAAGGGAGAACTAGCCAAATTTGAGATCAAGGCTTCTTTTGGCATGGAGGCAACAGAGCTCTATCCTGATGTTAAATACACCACACTTGATGAGTACCTCAGCCAGTTTGCATCAAATTAG